The DNA window TCTCACAGGATAGAGCGTCAGTCCGTCCGTCATAAAAACACTGAGGTACCATCGTATAGCCCATGAATCTATTTTGCCTGCCTTCTGATCCTTTAGCATGCCCCAAAAATTATATGCACCGTCAAGGTTAAATCTTTTGCGAAGCCTTGAGTTACCTTCCATGACTTCATATACCTTCATATCTGGATCGAATTGCTTCCAAGCCTTCTCCCAGGTGGCCCAGCCCCATGAAGAAGTGAAGGGCATGAACACCGCGTCCGTGTCCGAAGCAAGCGGTCCGCCGAACATGTACCCCGCTACCTGCCTCACTCTCTCCTCCTTCTCGTAGAGGCCGAGAGAATCGTTCATATACTTCAAAAAAAAAGGGGATACCACAAGGTCGTCTTCGAGAACAATCACTTTCCCATACTTCCCGCAAAGTGATGATACCCCGTAAATGATGGAATTTGCCAGGCCTTTATTCTTTTTGCTGAATTCAATATGCACTTCTTTACACCATTCCCTACTCCCCACTATCTCGCGTACCAGCGCCACTTGGGTTTCATCGGCCAACTCTTTTGCGCCATCACAAAAAATATGGATAACGCTCTCATCTGCCAGTTCGCACCGGGAAAGGGCCTCAAGCGACCTCAAGGTATGTTCAGGCCGATTATAAGCAAAAAAAGCTATGGGCGCCCTGTCCAATATGGATATCCTCCTTTTTCTTCTCTTCTTTTTCCCTATCTTCCAAGTGGATTCCCATTAAGTCACCGATGGCAACAGAATCGCTTTCTGCATCTAAACCGCCAAGGCAACCCCAGAAAGCTCCCGATCAGGCAATTCCCACACCGGATAGATTTCACCTCCCCCTCTCAAAACTCCAATCGGGCATATAAGGCTTCTTTGTTAATATCGCCGGCTTGTTGAAAACTTTTCCGGCTTAAAGACCCGTTCCAGCGAGAAGTGATTTGTCAAACCAGAATGAACGCGTGATATATAATTTCCCATCATTTTTCAATCCTCTGAGGACCATTCTAAAAAATACCTTTGCACAGTTCGCCCGCAATGATTCACTACGGGGAAAACTGTCGTGGAGCCAAATTCATTTGAGATGCGTGAAATCAAAATTATTGAAACAAATAACGTCGTTCCTTCACGGCAAGACTCATATATCGCACAGTTCGCCCAGCAGTGTCTATGAAAAACTCATTATAACCGCCTCCGAAATAGTTCCTGCCGCTCAAATAACTTATTGAATTCCAACCCTAAGCGACCCGTAACCAACATCAAGAAGCTTGGGTGACGGTTCATTATCATGTCGGCTATGTTTTTCAAAGTGAACACGATGGAGCGCGGACAAATATCTGGTCTTTGATTTTGGGAATGATTTATCCAAATTCATCAATTATTTATTATTAGTAGATACTGCTAATAATGGGAGCATATTTTTCGATAACCATATCTGCTATCCGCGAAAGCGGACCTCTTGCATCAACTCGCAGACATGGCCTGCCCTCACATTTTTTCTGTTGAGAAACACCAAAAGAGTACCCATAATTTTCGGCAATCTCTGCAAGCGACAGGGGGGTGACATGAAACAATGCGGCAAACTCACGACTCAACGTGATGGTAAAGATATTTTCCAGATCGACCTTGCTTTCTTTATATCGTCCAATTGACGCCGCTGAAAACCCCGCGGAAGGTCGAATCCTCCACGACTTCAGGCCTTCCGATCTTTTCAGCCCTTTACTTAAATACCTGTCCTCAAGAAAATAGTTCATATCAAAACGAATTCCCAAATGGCGGCATACTTTTTCCAGAATCTCTTCGCTTTTCAGGATCAAATCTTCATATCTGATCTCCAGTACTCTCGCATCCTGCCGATAATTCCTGATTGCCGACATGCAGGCCAGCCAGAAATCGCCGGCGGACACAACGGTATGCCCTCTAGCCATGAAAGATATAATGATGTCTCTGGGGTCTCGGACAAGATGGATGACTTTACTATTAGGGAAGACCTTCAAAAATGGGCCGAGCATATAGATGTTCGTGGGCGTCTTTTCAGCCCAGATCCGTTTGTTTGTTATCTCCAGCACATGGTCTTCCAACCCACCCACAAAAGCCTTTACATCGCTGGATTCCATTACTCGTGTCCAGATATCTCTTTTCCTCAAACCGTATGAATCTGTATTCACCAGTATCGCCCTGTCCTGAAAATAGGGGTTACTCGAAATGCCGAAATTCCTGATAAGTTGATTCCATCGTTTTAGACGATTATAGTCTTCGTAGAATATTGGTTTTGAAAAAAGACTCAATTCTTCGCCGCATGCAATATCGGGATGCCTGTTTAACAGTTGAGAGAAAAAAGTACTCCCCGACGATCCTGAACAACAAACGTTGACAATCATTTATATACCTCTTTTTCTTACGGATCTCTCTTGGCCGGAATCGGTTTTGCGGCACGGAGTTTGTAAATCCATTTTACATTTCCATACTTCTACGTATGGTCGCAACATGGGATGCCATGGAAGGTACGAGTTCTTCTTTTCAATCTAGCCTATTGTCTTCTTCCGTTCTGCCTCTATTGATTCCATCTGCTTCCCGCACTATTCCAGCCCAGACAATACCCAATCTCTCTGATCCAGAAATGAGTCGCCTTCTAAGCAGAGAGATGGTGATCAAGTGGATTCTTGTTAGGCATTCATCGGCCACGAGACCAGTCTTAGGATCAAAAATATGCTTGGGTTATGTCTATATAATAAATTCCGCTCTGTACAGCAAACTTCCTGGGGCTGTCGCTATAGGGCAAAGTCAAATCAGTTTTGCATTGTCCGATTTTTTCTTCTCAAGACGGGTAACGTCACTTCATGATAAACCGTTGTCTTTTATTGGAGCATGGCGCCTGTCGATATCACCCTCTCGGGAACCTTTTCGAGGAGATAATTGACAAAGGCAAAATGATTCCTAAGCAACCTTTTGGCTGAAACTCCGCTGACTCACCATATTTCATACACCGGCGCCAGAGAACGATTCCACAGCCTACTTCGCCAATCTGTATAAATATGGCCCTATATCGTCTGCCACCCAAAGTCTTTTTAAAAGTTTCCAAAGCCTCGGTCCTTAAATACTGGAATACGAATTTGCCATTCCCTGGGCAACACTCCTCTGAACGGCCAGAATCTGGATGAAAAAATCTTTCACTAGTTTTTTCTTTTATTGAAACATCCGGACATGAGAGTCTCCAATAAATAGAAAACGGTCTTTTCCGATTCCACCATGGCATCCATTACTCTTGTAACGCGGGCTTGAAACCATCAGTATGCCAGTTCAAGGTCAAGTCGGAGGTATAAATTTAAATGAAAAGCGATAG is part of the Syntrophobacterales bacterium genome and encodes:
- a CDS encoding sulfotransferase, whose product is MIVNVCCSGSSGSTFFSQLLNRHPDIACGEELSLFSKPIFYEDYNRLKRWNQLIRNFGISSNPYFQDRAILVNTDSYGLRKRDIWTRVMESSDVKAFVGGLEDHVLEITNKRIWAEKTPTNIYMLGPFLKVFPNSKVIHLVRDPRDIIISFMARGHTVVSAGDFWLACMSAIRNYRQDARVLEIRYEDLILKSEEILEKVCRHLGIRFDMNYFLEDRYLSKGLKRSEGLKSWRIRPSAGFSAASIGRYKESKVDLENIFTITLSREFAALFHVTPLSLAEIAENYGYSFGVSQQKKCEGRPCLRVDARGPLSRIADMVIEKYAPIISSIY